The Streptomyces capitiformicae genome contains the following window.
AGACGCACCCTGTCAGGGTGTCACCCGATGGGGATCTCCGCCCACACCTGTTTGCCGCCGCTCACCGGCACCGTGCCCCAGGCGGTCGACATGGCCTCCACGAGGAGGATGCCACGGCCTCCGGTGGCCTCCCAGCCGATGCTGGTGGGCTTGGCCGGCGTACGGGGTGAGGCGTCGGCGACCGCGACGCGCAGCCGGTCGGCGAGGAGGGTGAGGTCGAGGCGGACCTTGCCGTCGGTGTGTACGAGGGCGTTGGTGACGAGCTCGGAGACAACGAGGAGGACGGTGTCCGCCTCGAAGTCGATGCCCCAGGCGCGCAGGACCCGCTTGGTGTAGCGGCGGGCCTGGCCTACGGCCTGGGGGACGCGCCACACCGTCCAGTTCTCGCGCTGCGGGCGCAGGGCCATGCCGTCGTAGCGCATGAGGAGCAGGGCGACGTCGTCGTCGCGGTTGGCGCTGCGGAGCAGGCTGTCGGCGACGGCGCCGAGGTGGGCGGGGTCGGCGGCGGACAGTCCGTCGGCGAGCTGGTCGAGGCCGTCCTCGACGTCGAGGGCGGCGGACTCGACGAGGCCGTCCGTGGTGAGAGCGAGCACGGTGCCGGGGGCCAGGCGCAGCGGGGTCATGGGGAAGTCGGCCTGCGGGACGACGCCGAGCGGCGGTCCGCCCTCCGACTCGGTGATCTCGGCGGTGCCGTCGGGGTGCCGCAGCACGGGCGGCACATGGCCGGCCCTGACGTACCAGGCGGAGCCCTCCTCCATGTCGATGTCGACGTAGCAGCAGGTGGCGAAGAGGTCGGTCTCCATGTCGACGAGGAGCCGGTTGGCGTGGGAGACGACGACGTCCGGGGGGTGCCCTTCGACCGCGTACGCGCGCAGCGCGGTGCGCATCTGGCCCATGAGGGTGGCGGCGCCGGCGTTGTGGCCCTGGACGTCGCCGATGACGAGGGCGACGTGGTTGTCGGGCAGCGGGATCACGTCGTACCAGTCGCCGCCGACCTCCAGACCGGCGGTGGTGGGCAGGTAGCGGGCGACGGCCACCGCGCCGGGCAGCTGGGGCAGACGGCGTGGGAGGAGGGTGCGCTGGAGCATGCTGACCAGTTCGTGCTCGGCGTCCAGGGCGTGGGCGCGCATCAGTGCCTGGCCGGCGAGGCCCGCGGCGGCGGTGAGCAGGGCGCGCTCGTCGGAGCCGAAGGCGTGGGGGCTGTCCCAGCCGATCAGGCAGGCCCCGGCCATGCGGCCGCCGCCCGGCAGCGGGAGCACGGCGAGGCCGCCGGGGCCGACGTCGGCGAGCGCGGGCTCCAGGGTGGCGCCGGCGGGCCAGATCGCGGCGCGTCCCTCGCGCAGGGCGGCGGCGAGGGTCGGCATGCTGCGCACCGGCGCGTCGGGCCATTCGGAGCGCCACTCGGAGCGCCACACCTCGGGCCAGGCCTCCGGCTGGGGCGGGTCGAGGACGGTGACGACGAGGCGGTCGGCCTCCAGTTCGGCGAGGGCGATCCGGTCGGCCTGGAGCGGTTTGCGCAGGGCGGCGACCACGGCCTGGCTGACGTCGCGCACGGTGCCCGCCCTGGCCAGGGCGGCGGCGAGGCGCTGGATGCGGGCCACGTCGTTGAGGCCGGAGCGCACGCTGGCGGCGTCGGCGACGGCGCCGACCAACCGGTCGGGGCGGCCCTCGCCGCCGGGGACCAGACGGGCACGCAGCCACAGCCACCGCTGTTCGCCGGAGGGCTGGCGGATCCGGAACTCCAGTTCGCGGTCACCGACGTACATGTGGTCCGCCTCCACGACGGACATCAGCGCCGGCAGGTCCTCGGGCACGGTGAGGGCCATCAGGGTCTCGACCCGGCCGTCGAAGTCGTCGGGGCCGATGCCGAACAGTTCCAGCAGTTCGGGGGCGACCTCGATGCGCCCGGTGTCCATGGCGTACTCGAACGAGGCTCCGACCCCGGCGGGCGGGGCCGGGGCGGCCTGGGCGACGGCCTCGGTGAGGAGTCCGAGGCACTCCCGGTCCTCGGTGTCGAAGCCGTCCGTGCCGTCGCTGACGGCCACCAGACAGCCCCGCTCGCGCAGCGGCAGCACGGCCAGCGAGAACTCCTTGGCGTGCGAGCGGCGTACGTCGGCGTCCTGGAGGAGGTCCGCGGAGCCGAGCCAGCGCGGCTGCCCGGAGCGGCACGCCTCGGCGACCGGGGCGGTGCCGGAGGCCGGGTAGCTGTCGCGCAGCCCGTACAGGTTCCTCGGTACGCCGGCCGACGCGACCAGCGACAGCAGATCGCCGTCGCCGTCGGGGGTGTACACGACGGCGACCGTCGCATCCGTGAAGACGAGTACCTGTTCGAGGACAGCGTGCAGCCGATCGTGCGGATCGAGCTCGTCGGCGACGGCCTCGAGGGCGAGTTCGGCACGCTGTGTCCTCGCTCCGCGCTGCGCCGCACCCTCACTCACCACGTCGCAATTACAGCGCTTCCCAGCCACTCGCGCAGCCCCTGCGACCATTCCGTGGTGATCGGGGCGCGTCTTCGGTGCGGTACGAGGCGTACGCGCTCGCCGGCAGGGACTTCCACGAGACACCGGACCGGCTGTCGGCCGGCGAACGCGCCGGGGCGGCCGTACCCGGCCA
Protein-coding sequences here:
- a CDS encoding SpoIIE family protein phosphatase; this encodes MVSEGAAQRGARTQRAELALEAVADELDPHDRLHAVLEQVLVFTDATVAVVYTPDGDGDLLSLVASAGVPRNLYGLRDSYPASGTAPVAEACRSGQPRWLGSADLLQDADVRRSHAKEFSLAVLPLRERGCLVAVSDGTDGFDTEDRECLGLLTEAVAQAAPAPPAGVGASFEYAMDTGRIEVAPELLELFGIGPDDFDGRVETLMALTVPEDLPALMSVVEADHMYVGDRELEFRIRQPSGEQRWLWLRARLVPGGEGRPDRLVGAVADAASVRSGLNDVARIQRLAAALARAGTVRDVSQAVVAALRKPLQADRIALAELEADRLVVTVLDPPQPEAWPEVWRSEWRSEWPDAPVRSMPTLAAALREGRAAIWPAGATLEPALADVGPGGLAVLPLPGGGRMAGACLIGWDSPHAFGSDERALLTAAAGLAGQALMRAHALDAEHELVSMLQRTLLPRRLPQLPGAVAVARYLPTTAGLEVGGDWYDVIPLPDNHVALVIGDVQGHNAGAATLMGQMRTALRAYAVEGHPPDVVVSHANRLLVDMETDLFATCCYVDIDMEEGSAWYVRAGHVPPVLRHPDGTAEITESEGGPPLGVVPQADFPMTPLRLAPGTVLALTTDGLVESAALDVEDGLDQLADGLSAADPAHLGAVADSLLRSANRDDDVALLLMRYDGMALRPQRENWTVWRVPQAVGQARRYTKRVLRAWGIDFEADTVLLVVSELVTNALVHTDGKVRLDLTLLADRLRVAVADASPRTPAKPTSIGWEATGGRGILLVEAMSTAWGTVPVSGGKQVWAEIPIG